In Candidatus Hydrogenedentota bacterium, one genomic interval encodes:
- a CDS encoding DUF1844 domain-containing protein, with protein MSDDDQKIFIDEDWKARVQREKEEARKRLEAEAQAAAAASAAVPEAAEGGEAPAPAEAPEGDPGEEESYEANFDALLTMLATQTMYALGFVGQQGEQVMVNLDQARFSLELLLMLRGKTAGNLTPEESAGLDEALAELQRLFVGRVRQMEMQAMQQAGIDPSTLRTQDE; from the coding sequence ATGTCCGACGACGACCAGAAAATCTTTATTGACGAAGATTGGAAGGCCCGCGTCCAGCGGGAGAAGGAGGAGGCCCGAAAGCGGCTGGAGGCCGAGGCGCAGGCGGCGGCGGCGGCCTCCGCAGCCGTGCCCGAGGCGGCGGAGGGCGGCGAGGCGCCCGCGCCTGCGGAGGCCCCCGAAGGGGATCCCGGGGAGGAAGAGTCCTACGAGGCCAACTTCGACGCGCTGCTGACCATGCTCGCCACGCAGACCATGTACGCCCTCGGCTTCGTGGGCCAGCAGGGCGAGCAGGTGATGGTGAATCTGGACCAGGCGCGGTTCTCCCTTGAGCTGCTGCTCATGCTGCGCGGGAAGACCGCCGGCAACCTCACGCCGGAGGAGTCCGCCGGACTCGACGAGGCCCTTGCGGAGCTTCAGCGCCTGTTCGTCGGGCGCGTCCGCCAGATGGAGATGCAGGCCATGCAGCAGGCCGGCATAGACCCCTCCACCCTCCGCACCCAGGACGAATAG
- the gyrA gene encoding DNA gyrase subunit A, which translates to MTTDRIKPMPIEQELKTSFLDYSMSVIVSRALPDVRDGMKPVHRRILFAMHELGLHKNRAFRKSAAIVGETMGKYHPHGDSAIYDTLVRMAQPWSLRYPLVDGQGNFGSIDGDSAAAMRYTESRMEAITALMMADIEKQTVNMADNYDGSQKEPTVLPSAIPNLLVNGSYGIAVGMATSCPPHNLTEVCDAVIHFIDHPSATPGDLMRFVKGPDFPTGGIICGAEGIREAYLTGRGRLTVRAKVAVEAKKDSGKERLIIQEIPYQVNKSKLIEDIAELVKSKTVEGITDLRDESDKDGMRVVIELRKGEEPEVILNQLYKHTQLQSTASVIMLALVNNTPRVLNLREMIYYYVQHRAEIIERRTRFDLRQAEDRAHIVEGLLRAIDHIDEVIAIIRESRDTDDAQARLMDRFGFSVVQANAILAMRLRRLTGLEREELEAEFRALQEEIARLRLILSSDKTILAEVRREMVEIRDKFGDARRTAILDELGEFRVEDLIADDVMVVTVSNQGYIKSLPIDTYRKQRRGGKGVAGMETKEEDFVKDLFIASAHQYMLFFTTRGRLHWRKVHELPRGGRTAKGRAIVNLLSLGEGERVTACLPVRDLNEEGRFVFMVTRKGTVKKTALRAFSNPRATGIIALDLDKDDELWEAQLTSGHDNILIATRNGLAIRFPETDVRPMGRNARGVIGIRLKSGDFVVGVSLADDDKTVLSVTENGFGKRTCVGEYSTHHRGGQGVINIKTGGRNGHVVSVDTVDDDDELVIISTTGDVIRTSVRDIRTVGRNTMGVTVKRVAPGEKVASVARALAETKEEKVTESAPTEVNVAPAERPALDAAPYEEDEGDGEE; encoded by the coding sequence ATGACCACAGACCGCATCAAGCCCATGCCCATCGAGCAGGAGCTGAAGACCTCGTTCCTGGACTACTCGATGAGTGTCATCGTGAGCCGCGCCCTTCCGGACGTCCGCGACGGCATGAAGCCCGTGCACCGCCGCATTCTCTTCGCCATGCACGAGCTGGGCCTCCACAAGAACCGCGCCTTCCGCAAGTCCGCGGCCATCGTCGGCGAGACGATGGGAAAGTACCACCCCCACGGCGACTCCGCCATCTACGACACCCTCGTGCGCATGGCCCAGCCGTGGAGCCTGCGCTACCCGCTGGTGGACGGCCAGGGCAACTTCGGCTCCATAGACGGGGACAGCGCCGCGGCCATGCGCTACACCGAGTCGCGCATGGAGGCCATCACGGCGCTCATGATGGCCGACATCGAGAAGCAGACGGTGAACATGGCGGACAACTACGACGGCAGCCAGAAGGAGCCGACCGTCCTGCCGTCCGCCATCCCCAACCTGCTGGTGAACGGATCCTACGGCATCGCCGTGGGCATGGCCACGAGCTGCCCGCCCCACAACCTCACCGAGGTGTGCGACGCCGTCATCCACTTCATAGACCACCCCAGCGCGACGCCGGGCGACCTGATGCGCTTTGTCAAGGGGCCCGACTTCCCCACCGGCGGCATCATCTGCGGCGCCGAGGGCATCCGCGAGGCCTACCTCACGGGCCGCGGCCGCCTCACCGTGCGCGCCAAGGTCGCCGTCGAGGCGAAGAAGGACTCCGGCAAGGAGCGCCTGATCATCCAGGAGATCCCCTACCAGGTCAACAAGTCCAAGCTGATCGAGGACATCGCCGAGCTGGTGAAGTCCAAGACCGTCGAGGGCATCACCGACCTGCGCGACGAGTCGGACAAGGACGGGATGCGCGTGGTCATCGAGCTGCGCAAGGGCGAGGAGCCCGAGGTCATCCTGAACCAGCTCTACAAGCACACCCAGCTCCAGTCCACCGCCAGCGTGATCATGCTGGCCCTGGTCAACAACACCCCGCGCGTGCTCAACCTGCGCGAGATGATCTACTACTACGTCCAGCACCGCGCCGAGATCATCGAGCGGCGCACGCGCTTCGACCTGAGGCAGGCCGAGGACCGCGCCCACATCGTCGAGGGGCTCCTGCGCGCCATTGACCACATTGACGAGGTCATCGCCATCATCCGCGAAAGCCGGGACACCGACGACGCGCAGGCGCGGCTGATGGACCGGTTCGGGTTCAGCGTGGTGCAGGCCAACGCGATCCTCGCCATGCGGCTGCGCCGCCTGACGGGCCTGGAGCGCGAGGAGCTGGAGGCCGAGTTCCGGGCGCTCCAGGAGGAGATCGCGCGCCTGCGCCTGATCCTCTCCAGCGACAAGACCATCCTGGCCGAGGTGCGCCGCGAGATGGTGGAAATCCGGGACAAGTTCGGCGACGCCCGCCGCACCGCGATCCTCGACGAGCTCGGCGAGTTCCGCGTCGAGGACCTCATCGCCGACGACGTGATGGTGGTCACCGTGTCCAACCAGGGCTACATCAAGAGCCTGCCCATAGACACCTACCGCAAGCAGCGCCGCGGCGGCAAGGGCGTCGCGGGCATGGAGACGAAGGAGGAGGACTTCGTCAAGGACCTCTTCATCGCCTCGGCCCACCAGTACATGCTCTTTTTTACGACGAGGGGCCGCCTGCACTGGCGCAAGGTGCACGAGCTGCCCCGCGGCGGGCGCACGGCCAAGGGCCGCGCCATCGTCAACCTGCTGAGCCTGGGCGAGGGCGAGCGCGTGACCGCCTGCCTGCCCGTGCGGGACCTCAACGAGGAGGGCCGCTTCGTGTTCATGGTCACCCGCAAGGGGACGGTGAAGAAGACGGCGCTCAGGGCGTTCAGCAACCCGCGCGCCACCGGCATCATCGCCCTCGACCTGGACAAGGACGACGAGCTGTGGGAGGCGCAGCTCACCTCGGGCCACGACAACATCCTCATCGCCACCCGCAACGGCCTCGCCATCCGGTTCCCTGAGACCGATGTGCGGCCCATGGGCCGCAACGCCCGCGGCGTCATCGGCATCCGCCTGAAATCCGGCGACTTCGTCGTGGGCGTCTCCCTGGCGGACGACGACAAGACGGTGCTCTCCGTCACGGAGAACGGCTTTGGCAAGCGCACCTGCGTCGGCGAGTACAGCACGCACCACCGGGGCGGCCAGGGCGTCATCAACATCAAGACCGGCGGGCGCAACGGCCATGTGGTGAGCGTGGACACGGTGGACGACGACGACGAGCTCGTCATCATCTCCACCACGGGCGACGTGATCCGAACCTCCGTGAGGGACATCCGCACCGTCGGGCGCAACACCATGGGCGTCACCGTCAAGAGGGTGGCCCCGGGCGAGAAGGTCGCCTCCGTGGCGCGCGCGCTCGCGGAGACGAAGGAGGAGAAGGTCACCGAGTCGGCCCCCACCGAGGTGAATGTCGCCCCGGCGGAGCGCCCGGCACTGGACGCGGCGCCCTATGAGGAGGACGAGGGGGACGGGGAGGAGTAA
- a CDS encoding TolC family protein, translating into MRARNPLAYTLVLALLALAAAPAALPQDAAEPVTEVEAADVAEAVAAAEAEQAAAIVAAEQAAAAEAEAEAAREAERLRVLEGLPKAEDSLGSGKTLQEEISVDLIDLSALRQAAESQPGREVVKMSLAEAVQTALVQNPDIIVTSSEPLKADADVYSAGGEFDPVLQGSINYTEAGSLASQEIRAFVGGVSSLETKGMNITGGIGGKLRHGTQYSVTTIMDRQATTFGGLENEYNTQVAVTLTQPLLRGFGVKYNTVRIEAAKNAREITEAQLHLTVLRAVSEVIKAYWDLTGAVDAVRVREESLRNAERLLKINETRREIGTAADIEVLQAKAGVAARQSDLVSASSRANDAADILKQALGMREGDHFSKVMIVPTDRPNPEDGLGFDFGAFEEGLDRSVKLALEKRPEMRMSDLELENADLELYRARKDMLPQLDVKASYGQGGRDRFLYQSVSGVFKKQEDVYSIGVEGSIPINNRAARGQHLKARISKQQAEDRRRQSELGLMAAVHIAARNVMTNKILIESTKQAVRLQEANVIAEEKRLRLGVTTSFQVLRVQEDLTAARTQELQARIMYERALVELQTAEGTLLELFGVEVTPPAPRKPVAWSEAVFSNFED; encoded by the coding sequence ATGCGCGCAAGAAACCCCCTCGCATACACGCTTGTTCTGGCCCTGCTGGCCCTTGCGGCCGCGCCCGCGGCGCTGCCGCAGGACGCCGCCGAACCCGTGACGGAGGTTGAGGCGGCGGATGTGGCGGAGGCCGTCGCGGCGGCCGAGGCGGAACAGGCGGCCGCGATTGTCGCGGCGGAGCAGGCCGCCGCCGCGGAGGCGGAGGCCGAAGCCGCCCGCGAGGCGGAGCGCCTGCGCGTGCTGGAGGGCCTGCCCAAGGCCGAGGACAGCCTGGGCTCGGGGAAGACCCTCCAGGAGGAGATTTCGGTTGACCTGATTGACCTGTCGGCCCTGCGCCAGGCGGCGGAGTCGCAGCCGGGCCGCGAGGTGGTCAAGATGAGCCTCGCGGAGGCGGTGCAGACGGCGCTCGTCCAGAACCCCGACATCATTGTGACCTCCTCCGAGCCCCTGAAGGCCGACGCCGACGTGTACAGCGCGGGGGGCGAGTTTGACCCGGTGCTGCAGGGCTCGATCAACTACACCGAGGCCGGGTCCCTGGCGAGCCAGGAAATCCGCGCCTTCGTCGGCGGGGTCAGCAGCCTGGAGACCAAGGGGATGAACATCACCGGCGGCATCGGGGGCAAGCTCCGGCACGGCACGCAGTACTCCGTGACGACGATCATGGACCGCCAGGCCACCACGTTCGGCGGCCTGGAGAACGAGTACAACACGCAGGTCGCCGTCACACTCACCCAGCCGCTGCTGCGCGGCTTCGGCGTCAAGTACAACACCGTGCGCATCGAGGCGGCGAAGAACGCCCGCGAGATCACGGAGGCGCAGCTGCACCTGACGGTCCTGCGGGCGGTCAGCGAGGTGATCAAGGCGTACTGGGACCTCACAGGGGCCGTGGACGCCGTCCGCGTGCGCGAGGAGTCCCTGCGCAACGCCGAGCGCCTGCTGAAGATCAACGAGACGCGGCGGGAGATCGGCACGGCGGCGGACATCGAGGTGCTCCAGGCGAAGGCCGGGGTGGCGGCGCGCCAGTCCGACCTGGTCTCAGCCTCCTCGCGGGCCAACGACGCGGCGGACATCCTCAAGCAGGCCCTCGGAATGCGGGAGGGGGACCACTTCTCCAAGGTGATGATCGTGCCGACGGACCGGCCGAACCCGGAGGACGGGCTGGGCTTCGACTTCGGCGCCTTTGAGGAGGGCCTCGACCGCAGCGTGAAGCTGGCGCTGGAGAAGCGCCCGGAAATGCGCATGAGCGACCTGGAGCTGGAAAACGCGGACTTGGAGCTTTACCGCGCGCGGAAAGACATGCTCCCCCAGCTGGACGTGAAGGCCAGCTACGGCCAGGGCGGGCGGGACCGTTTTCTCTACCAGTCCGTCTCGGGGGTGTTTAAGAAGCAGGAGGACGTCTACAGCATCGGCGTGGAGGGCTCGATCCCGATCAACAACCGCGCCGCGCGCGGCCAGCACCTGAAGGCGAGGATATCGAAGCAGCAGGCGGAGGACCGCCGGCGGCAGAGCGAGCTGGGGCTCATGGCGGCGGTGCACATCGCCGCGCGCAACGTGATGACGAACAAGATACTCATCGAGAGCACGAAGCAGGCGGTGCGCCTGCAGGAGGCCAACGTGATCGCGGAGGAAAAGCGGCTGCGGCTGGGCGTGACGACCAGTTTCCAGGTGCTCCGGGTGCAGGAGGACCTGACGGCGGCGCGCACGCAGGAGCTTCAGGCGCGCATCATGTACGAGCGGGCGCTGGTCGAGCTGCAGACCGCCGAGGGCACCCTGCTGGAGCTCTTCGGCGTGGAGGTGACCCCGCCCGCGCCGCGGAAGCCCGTGGCCTGGTCGGAGGCCGTCTTCAGCAACTTCGAGGACTGA